aaaattacaattatcccAATTactacaattcaattataattaatcacaattattgagcctgaaataaataacacaatagACAAAAGttatccttcctcttgtgttagctttctgttagcatctcttatgataacgggtcagtttgacccatgtcttaaatcagctgtaaaatacactaacaatTATAgctaatttatatatttttaattggtaaaatgtaggaaagcttgatctgaaacatattttaataattgtttactacatatgtgtagaactgtacaagAATTGTaaaattataaatgacaatttttagcaaattttcatggcaatcacaattaaaaagtcaaatattTGAACCTTACAATTTAAtgatgattacaacagcaacagattttttaaattacaattaaaatctaaatgatgccataattgtaattacttaCCCAACCCTGGTGTTATCAGTAGAACATTCATTACGTTTGCTAGAGGGTTGTTTTGTTATAATCAtttgtagaagaaaaaaaacatttttaagacaATATTAAGATGCTTTTTGACCTACTGATGACTTTAATAGAGTAGCTTGTGTGGCTTAGATAAGAtttaaccacaaaaatacacacagattcCAAGAATCTCCTTATCTACCAACCACAAGAAGGGAGGAGATGTTGACGTTTTCAAACTCATGTCCACTGATTAATCCGTCACATTTTTGGTGGAGTTTCGTGTCTATCCTTTAATTTTATGGTTTTTCTTTTGAGTCTGATGAAGTTTTACTAGATCAGGCCATTTATCTTCATCCAGAGGTGTCCGTGCTGTGAGTTATTGATTGGGTTAATCACTTCTGAGCGACCCAGTCTCAGCTGATGATGCGTGTCAGATCAGCCTGCACAAAGTAGATAAACAGCCACAAACCGCACCCATGAGGACTGAGAAGCAGCCTCCACTCTGAAGCCCAGCTGATCTCACACTCGTAATGCAGCACAAAAGAATCGCAAGAGTTATAACTTTAAAgtattaaaatcacaattatttttaatttctcagaGAAAGCCCCACATCATTCCAATGGCTGCCTTCCTCCACCATTGCCCCTTCCTGAAGGCGGCCCCAAAGACCTACCTTAGAAGAACTGGAGGTTTCCTGTTGTCTCTGGCGGACCGATGCCCCATCATCACCCGTCAGATCACCGTCAGTGGCCCGGCGTCCCTGGAGAACAAGTTTAATGTGTCACCCACCAAATCCCAGAAGAATCAACTTCCCACAGTGGAGCAAAAGAAGCAGTTTGCCCAATCGGCGACCCAGGTGGCCGTGACCGCATCCAAGGGCTGTCCTTTTGTTACCTCTCAGATTGGAATGATCCGAGCCAGCCCTGAAGTACAAGAGGATGTCCAAGACGGTGGGGGAGGCATAAAAAAGCTGAACAAATTTGtataaagagtaactaaaccacttttttctgctgaatacaaatgtatttgggtatgaagtagtgctgttgattgatcctggtccgactctaaacattttagtcaaaatacttcaatttggcatattttattgtaaaatgtctACCCTCTATGtgttgaaaccaggctattaccatttatttttgctattggctgagaacaagatcatgtgacgttttggaATGAGTAGCTCGTTAGCATTGTTCactggagattttatagtatagactaggCGTGTCtttactgctccaggagccacgcccataatcaaggcatttttttgaatttttttgaatcAGCAGAAATCAGGGATTTAGTTACTCTATGAGGATATAATCAGTGACTATTATCAATTTGTCATGTGATGTCTTTCAGGTATGATGACCTCTATCTGGAAAGATTTAAAGGACTCATTGTTTCCATCATCAGCTCAAACCAACACTGTCACCCACCTTCTCAAAGATAACATGGGTAGGTTTTTTACCCTGAATGGAGGAGATTCAGGTCACATTTAAACCTCTATGTAAAGAGTTCTTGGTTATCGAcatgttgcaaccaacttaaagagtaactaaaccccttctttctcctgacctgctaCTAGgaaggaaattcaaaaaatgccttgattatgggcgtggctcctggagcagttaagacacgcccagtctatactataaaatctccaatataccTGTCAATTCACTCtcctctcaatccaacctactcaccacagattgtagagcccataTGTGCTAGTtcttataaaaggggcggggctatcagtgcttgtttgtgatgcaagatggtcccaaaacgtcacctgatcttgttctcagccaatagcaacaatcaattgtaatagccaggtttcaacccatagagggcagtcactgataTTTTAGACTAAactgttgagagttggaccaggatcaatcagcagcactacttcatacccaaatacatttgtattcagcagaaaaaaagtggttttggggtttagttactctttaaataggTACATACTGTATCGCCAGCTACCGTACaggttttatttcattagtTTCCCATTCCATTCAATAATTTAccattgttttattaaaatccaCACTGTCTCTCCCACAGTTGGCCCGAGCTATGACTATGACAATTTTTTCAACGAAAAGATTGCTGAGAAAAAAGAGGACCACACTTACCGAGTCTTCAAGACGGTGAACAGGAGCGCTGAGATCTTCCCGTTTGCTGAGGACTACACCATCACTGGGCAAGCAGGGATGCAGGTGTCCGTCTGGTGCAGCAACGACTACCTGGGAATGAGTCGGCACCCAAAGGTCCTCAGTGCAATCAGGTAAAAGAAAGACACGTCTGAATAATGAAGGTTTGGTAACTCACGAAAAAGAGTGATAGTCTGACAAAAATCGAGGAAAAGTTTTTCAAATGTGAGTTCTGATCTGTATCTGCTGGTTCTGGACTTCTTCAGAGAGTCCCTGGACAAGCACGGCGCTGGAGCGGGGGGGACCAGGAACATCTCCGGCACCAGCAACTACCACGTGTCTCTGGAAAAGGAGCTGGCCCAGCTGCACCAGAAGGATGCCGCTTTGGTTTTCTCCTCATGCTTCGTGGCCAACGACTCTACTCTTTTTACTCTGGCTAAGATGCTTCCAGGTAACATCTCAGCCTTGAACAAAGTTAACAGGCCTAACAAATGACACCACTGGGAAAGTCCCATTTCATTAAAtgcactttttctgtcattcaggGTGTGAGATCTACTCTGATGCCGGGAACCACGCGTCAATGATTCAGGGAATCAGGAACAGTGGAACCAAACGTTTCATCTTTCGTCACAATGACAGTCTTCACCTGGAGGAACTGCTCAAGCGCTCGGATCCAAATAAACCCAAAATTGTTGCATTTGAGACCGTGCACTCAATGGATGGTGAGTTTGTGTCCATCTGTGGTCCCAAGTCATTGATCTTTTTCCTACAATTTGAAATAGTGAACttacatacttaaaaaaaattaatgagtCCTTGTTTCTCATGTGTGAAGTCATTTGGAACTTGCTTGCGTCATATGACTACTTTGAAatggctatatatatatatactgtacgtagGTGTGACAACAACCACAAATGTATGTTAGCTCTGATGAAGACCATGCTTGGTTGAAACGAACGGCTTTTTAATGATTCGCCCAATAACATGAAGGCTTTTTagaatatttctttatttagattttttcaaTTTAGAAGTGCCTggtttgcccatttttttttttactcatttggaTCTTAACCGACCTAATAGAAGcagaaaacatcacatttgtgAATCATAGGACATTGCCCATAAAacacatatttgtgttttttcaattctCTCCAATGAGAAAAATCGCCTGTTATGTGCCACACTGAATAGTTATGCACTTATTATATCCTTCAAACTGAATTCATCCATCTGTGCTTCACATTTATGATAATTTTACCTGAATATTTTACACATCTTGAAGGAACTCTAACATTTTCATGATAATATAATGACATTTCTAGCTCTAACGAGCTGTTTTTCAAGCACACACGGCTCTAAATATGTGTTTTCTTATTCCTTGGGTTGTCAGGTGCTATATGTCCTCTTGATGAGTTGTGTGATGTTGCTCACCGCTATGGAGCTTTGACGTTTGTTGATGAAGTTCATGCTGTGGGCCTGTATGGAGCCCATGGAGCCGGAGTTGGCGAGAGAGACAACGTCATGCACAAGATCGACATTGTTTCTGGAACCTTAGGTGAGATTAATcactgtaaaatgtaaaacaatctGATTGTCACTGGTCCATGGAAA
This portion of the Gouania willdenowi chromosome 7, fGouWil2.1, whole genome shotgun sequence genome encodes:
- the LOC114466443 gene encoding 5-aminolevulinate synthase, erythroid-specific, mitochondrial, which produces MAAFLHHCPFLKAAPKTYLRRTGGFLLSLADRCPIITRQITVSGPASLENKFNVSPTKSQKNQLPTVEQKKQFAQSATQVAVTASKGCPFVTSQIGMIRASPEVQEDVQDGMMTSIWKDLKDSLFPSSAQTNTVTHLLKDNMVGPSYDYDNFFNEKIAEKKEDHTYRVFKTVNRSAEIFPFAEDYTITGQAGMQVSVWCSNDYLGMSRHPKVLSAIRESLDKHGAGAGGTRNISGTSNYHVSLEKELAQLHQKDAALVFSSCFVANDSTLFTLAKMLPGCEIYSDAGNHASMIQGIRNSGTKRFIFRHNDSLHLEELLKRSDPNKPKIVAFETVHSMDGAICPLDELCDVAHRYGALTFVDEVHAVGLYGAHGAGVGERDNVMHKIDIVSGTLGKAFGCVGGYIASSAALVDVVRSYAAGFIFTTALPPMVLSGALASVRVLKSPEGQNLRRAHQRNVKHMRQLLMDKGLPVVNCPSHIIPIRVGNAELNTKVCDTLLGRHNIYVQAINYPTVPRGEELLRLAPSPHHSPDMMQYFVEKLLEVWQEAGLPLNNLATASCTFCDRPLHFDLMSEWEKSYFGNMEPQYITVSA